The region TTTCCGCTCGCTGGGTGGCCAGCCCGGTTGGGCCAAAGGGCCGGCCTCTCTCGAGCCGGAAGGCCTGGGGGCGCAGGAAGGCGTCTTGTATGACGCGCGCATTCTCGACCGGCTGCGCGCCGTCATCCGCGACCGGCGGCTTCACCCCCGCTCCGGATCCTACACCTCCTCCCTGTTCGAGCGCGGGATTGACACGGTATTGAAGAAGGTGGCCGAAGAGTCCGGCGAAGTGATCCTGGCGGCCAAAGGGGTGGACGACCTCAAGAAAGGCCAGGCCGACCCGCCGCGCCTGGGCCGGGCCTACGATGCCCTGGCCTGGGAGGCTGCCGACCTGCTGTATCACCTGCTGGTGGCCCTGGAGGCCGCCGAGCTGCCGCCGGAAGCCGTATGGCGGGAACTTG is a window of Bacillota bacterium DNA encoding:
- the hisIE gene encoding bifunctional phosphoribosyl-AMP cyclohydrolase/phosphoribosyl-ATP diphosphatase HisIE → MGDQVRWGPDGLVPAVAVDAVTGQVLMLAYVNREALEATLRTGHATYFSRSRGRLWMKGETSGNVQRVREVRIDCDGDALLFVVDQRGTGACHTGEWSCFFRSLGGQPGWAKGPASLEPEGLGAQEGVLYDARILDRLRAVIRDRRLHPRSGSYTSSLFERGIDTVLKKVAEESGEVILAAKGVDDLKKGQADPPRLGRAYDALAWEAADLLYHLLVALEAAELPPEAVWRELARRRAGQKMEG